The following are encoded together in the Bactrocera neohumeralis isolate Rockhampton chromosome 6, APGP_CSIRO_Bneo_wtdbg2-racon-allhic-juicebox.fasta_v2, whole genome shotgun sequence genome:
- the LOC126761031 gene encoding laminin subunit alpha isoform X1, with the protein MAQPQWWRSGGSVGVALLCALLVACCGSLVLAELTPPYFNLATGRQVYASATCGVGTDGPELYCKLVGANTENDHIDYSVIQGQVCDYCDPSIPEKNHAAEYAIDGTEAWWQSPPLSRGMKYNEVNLTIDFGQEFHVAYLFIRMGNSPRPGLWTLEKSTDYGKSWTPWMHFSDSVHDCITYFGKDSYKPITRDDDVICSTEFSRIVPLENGEIPVMLLNDRPSASNYFNSTVLQEWTRATNVRIRLLRTKNLLGHLMSVARQDPTVTRRYFYSIKDISIGGRCMCNGHADTCDVKDPKSPVRILACRCQHRTCGIQCNECCPGFEQKKWRQNTNARPFECEPCNCHGHTNECDYDEEIDRKGLSLDIHGRYDGGGVCKNCQHNTEGINCNKCKGKFYRPFNKSWNETDVCQPCNCDDVYYTGHCEEGTGRCECRKAFQPPNCDSCAYGYYGYPNCRECECNLNGTDGYHCEAINGECPCKINFAGHYCKQCAEGFYAFPECKACQCNKIGSISNDCDVESGQCKCLSSFGGERCEHCKDGYYNYPKCQYCDCDIQGTEAEICNKESGQCICREGFGGPRCDMCLPGFYDYPACKPCNCSTQGSTAITCDNTGKCNCLPNFAGKQCTLCSAGYYSYPECLPCNCDVHGSEGVTCNSDGQCSCYPNFGGKLCDSCKEGFYNFPSCEDCNCDPAGVIDKFAGCGSVPVGELCQCKERVTGRICNECKPLYWNLNISNPDGCEVCDCWTDGTIAALDTCLSKTGQCTCKPHTQGRTCRECKDGTYDLDGSSLFGCKDCSCDVGGSEHSECDKSSGQCKCHPRVTGRGCTQPLTTHYFPTLHQFQYEYEEGSQPSGAQVRYQYDENVFPGFSSKGYAVFNDIQNEVRNEFMVKKSSLYRIVIRYVNQNPSNVTASILIQSENPLEVDQSVKVLLRPTTSPQFVTVSGVKGNKPSPVVLDPGSRYTFTTKANKNVMLDYFVLLPAAYYEASILTRKITNPCELGNMELCRHYKYASVNDFQPSTTPFIAGANDKPNMPSEVYADPEHLAIIGHVGDIPVISDTQRQLNYMVDVPHSGRYIFVIDYVSTREFPEPFFLKLSLGNNEEDYGTTTLYPCLYSMACRTPIIDDYSREKAFYISKDGQKPVIVTTDYDDVGRVAIISVTAIPVDKWSIDYIEPSPVCVTHNNQCAAPKFRSVPDSKKIEFETDHEDRIAENKPPYAALDERVKLVYLDNKGDTSTIVIESKVGEPGRYVILVKYYQPHHPKYNVLYTLTTAKNQYSGKFDISHCPSSSGCRGVIHPNGEDWWFDIEDDFKFTLTNSRPQGVWLDYLVIVPINQYNEDLLVEELFDQTKEFIKECGQDHFHITHNASEFCKKAVFSLTSEHNIGALPCNCDYEGSISFECHPFGGQCQCKPNVIGRQCNACRTGFYGFPECKPCDCPSTAMCEPNTGECVCPPNVMGEMCEKCVPNTYGFHQIIGCEDCNCNYLGIANGNQQCDMFNGSCECRQHIEGRSCDMCSNGYYDFPRCDHCTCNTAGTLAEICDKVDGSCFCKSNVVGRDCEQCQEGTYNLQESNPDGCTSCFCFGRTTRCESAYLRIYNLSLLKNITLNSAHFGENTIDFQIWDIPQDELMVNETTLKADFSFHEVNDVEIEEVVYFGVLDYLMNQNSHISAYGGELAYSLYYTTGLSGKPLLAPDVVLLSKDHLLVHQSYEQPSSNQAFRNRVQMVESNFQTHDGKPVTRADFMMALRDLKMIFIRANYWEQTFISYLSDTYLTLADEDEDNLGEYQLLPVERCNCPPGYTGLSCEDCAPGYYRDSNGPYGGYCIPCECNGHAQTCDCATGICKDCQHSTTGEHCELCQEGYYGNATYGSPHDCMICACPLPYESNNFATSCEISESGDEIHCECKPGYTGPRCEACANGYYGEPEKAGDYCKPCECSGNINPAEPGSCDTITGECLLCLNNTSGVACNLCKPGFYGDAVNLKNCQSCDCEELGTSECDPYEGKCRCQDNVIGERCDQCKPDHYGYDSGLGCRACDCGVASNSTQCDAHTGKCSCKPGVTGRQCDHCAVDHWNYTNEGCQPCRCNQGYSRGFGCNPFTGQCECLPGVIGDRCDACPNRWVLIKDEGCFQCDSCHDALLDVTDRLRYQIDPVVEEFQSVALAFFTSQKLNYYDELADKIAPEVQNLDPKRINLDPARSLVAEIESGAKIYGKQVNFSLSNALESPQIASELIVNATDLREKAKASALEAQDAINSVDALSKNLETAASTKIDAALEEAQRILKDLNETTIDTKPTQQVLNKSNELYTEIDILVAPIKNQNDALTLLKDDIGDLSDKLEDLYYWSGNATENAITVERLNNLNKAAFENSKFDTVSDQQKEADKHIEEAGKYFVNIDLALIDIDKRINQLSSVLSDLRDINKNVDEDFPEMEKENSEVTELAAKAIRRADELSSRAHDLTDQYAHMTANAEPAIKAATAYSGIVDAVTSAQQFTKEAKFAAGNATEITDGIEDRAGRADKDSGELLQNARGALNKVQSELEPRLNVSASKVENISNLNKNTEKRLEEINIALQQLPVETQHDLWNNANQNATEALNIIEDVLDVLRPVGAQSEKELEKARNISRDIDATTKDVSQVRSQLDTVEDTIPQLNELAQIIEQEQANVEEIGQLLGEDIENLKRQIETARQIANAIKVGVRFSPGTVLELKTPETTPLLATKTKASAYFKTEKPNGFLMYLGNHNRTSSAGSTPANKDNEDFMAVEIVNGYPILTMDVGNGPERITNEKYVADGNWYQAIVDRTGSNAKLIIREELENGTVVEHKKEQPLLGANNVFNVDRNSRLFVGGLPPPADFTPPHDIQSNAFEGEIEDLRIGDEHAGLWNFVFGLENNQGAQPRNKLLTEEIPPTGYRFNGNGYVALKASPYNLRARSSIQFSFKASKDSKDGLLFYYGRNDQFMSVELVNGLVFFRYKLGDNVMSAGTQDLYNDDKWHRVVAERDGRRGQLKVDDMMLAQEDIPTGPTEFNPIPKRLFFGGFPGKRNHSVVTEHNFDGCIDEVSISGTKVDLGNNVHAHGVKPGCPKKFSTVLAYPPNEYGFLRKANVTSNNKLNVNLKFKTRQRDALIFYGANHDQSANIGLTLNDGYLTLRSMGAEVVSDMKRLNDGEEHVVTVQHDGDQLRLSIDDTEDKRLPYTPEALNIQAGDIFFAGLPDNYRPVRNALPTMAYFVGCISDVTINGEIVNFADSAEKRKGNINNCPTDILAYDVAAIPLFFPEGANELLPEPEYPGNFAVPLAPFAPVTTTTTSRPVVVITTASTTTKSTKEPPTQSPPIVDTREEELEQERQREREREQEREREREIEREREREIERERQREKEREREREQEENIKPIPEPESEPELKPEEPLEPLAGPVHPLPPQNVPEDPRCKLPTNPNFDVDYDDAGYRFYALREQRLEISPPTKLRKQYDISLNFKTAYPVGLLFYAGIKQQPDYIAIYLWEGKLHHQVQIGGQVVNVTSKAEVNDDEWHNVKVTRKHHTISLFIDQIEVDSVTEMVEDSYELNVRNMGLFLGGVPKLWEAEVFDRIDYVAEDQPFYNGCLKDLRLNDVNLKKEPEAYHTVPCSTEVEQGFFFSKQASYVKLFERFTVGTDFNINFDIRPREPDGLLFSVHGKNAYMILELIDNSLVFTVKSDSKNIVTTNYTLPDNGSYCDGKWRNVQAVKSKFVITISVDYISTHPGVGSDGSTSTKTNRPLFLGGHIAFNKAPGLKTKKTFKGCIRNVQVNKKAVRITPKMIHGDIWQGACPLN; encoded by the exons CTTCGAGCAGAAGAAATGGCGCCAGAACACCAATGCACGTCCCTTCGAATGCGAAC cTTGCAACTGCCACGGTCACACAAACGAATGCGACTACGATGAGGAGATCGATCGTAAAGGCTTATCGCTGGATATTCATGGACGCTATGATGGCGGTGGCGTTTGTAAGAATTGCCAACACAATACAGAGGGCATCAACTGCAACAAATGTAAGGGAAAATTCTATCGTCCCTTCAACAAATCCTGGAACGAGACCGACGTCTGTCAAC CTTGCAACTGCGACGATGTCTACTATACCGGCCACTGCGAGGAGGGCACTGGTCGTTGCGAATGCCGCAAGGCGTTCCAACCGCCAAACTGCGACTCCTGCGCCTATGGTTATTATGGCTATCCGAACTGCCGTGAGTGCGAGTGTAACTTGAATGGTACAGACGGTTATCACTGTGAGGCGATCAACGGTGAATGTCCATGCAAGATCAACTTCGCCGGCCATTATTGTAAGCAGTGCGCTGAAGGTTTCTACGCCTTCCCAGAGTGCAAAG CTTGCCAGTGTAATAAAATTGGCTCGATCAGTAATGACTGCGATGTGGAAAGTGGCCAGTGCAAATGTCTGAGCAGCTTTGGTGGAGAACGGTGTGAGCATTGCAAGGACGGCTACTACAATTATCCCAAGTGTCAAT ATTGTGATTGCGACATACAAGGCACAGAAGCAGAAATCTGTAACAAAGAGTCGGGTCAATGTATTTGCCGTGAAGGATTCGGGGGACCACGTTGTGACATGTGTCTTCCTGGCTTCTATGACTATCCCGCTTGCAAGCCATGCAACTGCTCCACACAAGGCAGTACGGCCATCACTTGTGACAATACGGGCAAATGTAACTGTTTACCCAACTTCGCTGGCAAACAATGTACGCTTTGCAGTGCCGGTTACTACAGCTATCCGGAGTGCTTAC CTTGCAACTGCGACGTCCACGGTTCGGAGGGTGTCACCTGTAATTCGGACGGCCAATGTTCGTGTTACCCGAACTTTGGCGGTAAACTGTGTGACTCCTGCAAGGAGGGCTTTTACAATTTCCCCAGTTGTGAGGACTGCAATTGTGATCCCGCAGGTGTTATTGACAAGTTTGCCGGTTGCGGTTCAGTGCCGGTAGGTGAGTTGTGTCAGTGTAAGGAACGCGTAACGGGCCGCATTTGTAATGAATGTAAGCCGCTCTATTGGAACTTAAATATCAGCAATCCGGACGGTTGTGAAGTGTGCGATTGTTGGACCGATGGTACTATTGCTGCATTGGATACTTGCCTCTCGAAGACGGGACAATGTACATGTAAGCCACATACACAAGGACGCACTTGCAGGGAATGTAAAGACGGTACTTATGATTTGGATGGCTCATCGCTGTTTGGCTGTAAGGACTGTAGTTGTGATGTGGGCGGTTCGGAGCACAGCGAGTGTGACAAGTCCTCAGGCCAATGTAAGTGTCATCCACGTGTAACGGGACGTGGTTGCACACAACCATTGACAACACACTACTTCCCCACATTACATCAGTTCCAATATGAATACGAGGAAGGCTCACAACCATCGGGTGCGCAGGTGCGCTATCAATACGACGAGAATGTGTTCCCCGGCTTCAGCAGCAAAGGTTATGCCGTCTTCAACGACATACAAAATGAAGTACGTAATGAGTTTATGGTGAAAAAGTCTTCGCTGTATCGCATTGTTATACGTTATGTGAATCAAAACCCATCCAATGTTACGGCGAGCATACTCATACAATCGGAAAATCCACTCGAAGTTGACCAGAG TGTCAAAGTGCTCTTGCGTCCAACGACGTCCCCGCAGTTCGTTACAGTCTCCGGTGTGAAAGGCAATAAACCCTCACCTGTCGTTTTGGACCCGGGCTCGCGTTACACCTTCACAACAAAGGCGAACAAGAATGTTATGCTCGATTATTTCGTGCTACTACCAGCGGCTTACTACGAAGCTTCCATTCTAACACGCAAAATCACGAATCCCTGCGAATTGGGCAATATGGAGCTTTGCCGTCATTATAAATATGCTTCCGTCAATGa TTTCCAACCATCCACGACGCCATTTATTGCCGGCGCTAATGATAAACCCAACATGCCTTCCGAAGTCTACGCCGATCCTGAACATTTGGCCATTATTGGCCATGTGGGTGATATACCCGTCATCAGCGATACACAGCGTCAATTGAACTACATGGTCGATGTACCGCACAGTGGCCGTTACATATTTGTTATCGATTATGTCAGTACTCGCGAGTTTCCCGAACCCTTTTTCCTCAAATTAAGTTTAGGTAATAATGAAGAGGATTATGGTACAACAACTTTGTATCCCTGTCTCTACTCAATGGCTTGCCGCACGCCAATAATCGATGACTATAGTCGCGAGAAAGCATTCTACATTTCTAAGGATGGCCAAAAACCGGTCATTGTTACG ACTGACTATGATGATGTTGGACGTGTTGCAATAATATCTGTTACCGCTATTCCAGTCGATAAGTGGTCCATAGATTACATCGAACCCAGTCCGGTTTGTGTCACACACAATAATCAATGTGCCGCACCGAAATTCCGTTCCGTGCCCGACTCGAAGAAAATTGAATTCGAAACTGATCATGAAGATCGTATTGCCGAAAATAAACCCCCATATGCCGCTTTGGATGAACGTGTTAAACTGGTATATTTGGATAATAAGGGAGATACAAGCACAATCGTTATTGA ATCGAAGGTAGGCGAACCCGGCCGCTATGTTATTTTGGTCAAATACTATCAGCCGCATCATCCAAAATACAACGTACTCTACACGCTTACCACTGCCAAAAATCAATACAGCGGTAAATTCGATATTAGCCATTGTCCATCCAGTTCGGGCTGTCGTGGTGTTATACATCCTAACGGCGAAGATTGGTGGTTCGATATTGAAGATGACTTTAAATTTACGTTAACG AACTCACGCCCACAAGGAGTCTGGCTGGACTATTTAGTAATTGTGCCAATAAATCAGTATAATGAAGATCTGCTCGTGGAAGAATTGTTCGACCAGACCAAGGAGTTCATCAAGGAATGTGGCCAAGACCACTTCCACATCACACACAACGCATCCGAGTTCTGTAAGAAGGCCGTTTTTTCGTTGACATCCGAGCACAATATTGGCGCCTTACCTTGCAACTGTGACTACGAAGGTTCCATCAGCTTTGAGTGTCATCCCTTCGGCGGTCAATGTCAGTGCAAGCCGAATGTGATCGGTCGTCAGTGTAATGCTTGTCGCACCGGTTTCTATGGTTTCCCTGAATGCAAGCCTTGTGACTGCCCCAGCACTGCCATGTGCGAACCGAACACGGGCGAATGCGTTTGCCCGCCGAATGTGATGGGCGAGATGTGCGAAAAGTGCGTGCCCAATACATATGGCTtccatcaaataatcggttgtGAAGATTGTAATTGCAATTATTTGGGTATTGCTAATGGTAATCAACAGTGTGACATGTTCAATGGTTCATGCGAGTGTCGTCAACATATTGAGGGTCGTTCTTGTGATATGTGTTCGAATGGTTACTACGATTTTCCACGTTGTGATCATTGTACCTGTAATACGGCTGGAACTCTGGCGGAAATTTGCGATAAAGTCGATGGCAGTTGTTTCTGTAAGAGCAACGTAGTGGGTCGCGACTGTGAGCAGTGTCAAGAGGGCACATACAACTTGCAGGAGAGCAATCCGGATGGTTGTACGTCTTGTTTCTGCTTTGGTCGAACGACACGTTGCGAGAGTGCCTACCTGCGTATTTACAATTTGAGCTTGTTGAAAAATATCACTTTGAATTCAGCGCACTTTGGTGAGAATACTATTGATTTCCAAATTTGGGATATACCACAAGACGAGCTAATGGTGAATGAGACCACACTGAAGGCAGATTTCTCATTCCACGAAGTTAATGACGTAGAGATTGAGGAAGTTGTCTATTTCGGCGTACTTGATTATCTAATGAACCAAAATAGTCACATCTCTGCTTATGGTGGGGAGCTCGCTTATTCACTGTACTACACTACTGGCTTGTCTGGCAAACCATTGCTCGCACCCGATGTAGTTCTGCTGAGTAAAGATCATTTATTGGTACACCAAAGTTATGAACAACCTTCGAGCAATCAGGCATTTAGAAATCGTGTGCAAATGGTAGAGTCCAATTTCCAAACACACGATGGCAAACCTGTGACACGTGCCGACTTTATGATGGCCTTGCGTGATCTCAAGATGATCTTTATACGTGCTAATTACTGGGAGCAAACATTTATTTCATACTTATCCGATACATATTTGACGCTGGCCGATGAGGATGAAGATAATCTAGGCGAATATCAATTATTGCCCGTAGAACGTTGTAACTGTCCACCTGGTTACACTGGTTTGTCCTGTGAAGATTGTGCGCCGGGCTATTATCGCGACTCTAACGGTCCTTATGGCGGTTACTGCATACCTTGCGAGTGCAACGGTCACGCACAAACATGCGATTGCGCAACAGGCATTTGCAAAGATTGTCAACATTCAACGACTGGTGAACACTGTGAGCTCTGTCAGGAGGGTTACTATGGTAATGCGACATATGGTTCACCACATGATTGCATGATTTGTGCATGTCCACTGCCTTATGAGAGCAATAACTTTGCGACTAGCTGTGAGATCTCCGAATCTGGTGATGAGATACATTGTGAGTGCAAACCGGGATATACAGGACCACGCTGTGAAGCGTGTGCTAATGGTTACTATGGCGAGCCTGAAAAGGCAGGCGATTATTGTAAACCTTGTGAATGTTCGGGTAATATCAACCCCGCCGAACCGGGTTCGTGTGATACTATAACCGGTGAGTGTCTGCTGTGCTTGAATAATACCTCTGGCGTGGCATGCAACCTATGCAAACCTGGCTTTTATGGTGACGCGGTAAATTTGAAGAATTGTCAAAGCTGTGATTGCGAAGAGTTGGGCACATCCGAGTGTGATCCTTATGAGGGTAAATGTCGTTGTCAAGACAATGTGATCGGCGAGCGTTGCGACCAGTGTAAGCCCGATCATTATGGCTATGACTCAGGACTGGGCTGTCGTGCTTGCGACTGTGGTGTAGCCTCCAATTCGACACAGTGCGATGCACATACTGGAAAGTGTAGTTGCAAGCCAGGTGTGACGGGCCGTCAATGCGATCACTGCGCTGTGGATCATTGGAATTATACAAATGAGGGTTGCCAACCTTGTCGTTGCAATCAGGGTTATTCGCGTGGCTTTGGCTGTAATCCGTTTACGGGACAATGTGAATGTTTGCCAGGTGTTATCGGTGATCGTTGTGATGCTTGTCCAAATCGCTGGGTGCTCATTAAGGACGAAGGCTGCTTCCAGTGTGACTCCTGTCATGACGCTTTGTTGGATGTGACCGATCGGCTGCGCTATCAAATCGATCCAGTGGTGGAAGAGTTCCAATCAGTTGCTTTAGCTTTCTTCACCAGCCAAAAATTGAACTACTACGATGAATTGGCTGATAAAATTGCACCAGAAGTGCAAAATCTGGACCCGAAACGCATTAATTTGGATCCGGCGCGCTCGTTGGTCGCTGAAATAGAATCGGGCGCAAAGATTTACGGTAAACAGGTGAACTTTAGTTTGAGCAATGCTTTAGAAAGCCCTCAAATTGCCAGTGAACTTATAGTGAATGCAACTGATTTGCGCGAAAAGGCCAAGGCGAGTGCTTTAGAGGCCCAAGATGCTATAAATTCAGTGGATGCGCTCTCAAAGAATCTAGAAACGGCAGCAAGCACAAAAATCGATGCCGCTTTAGAGGAAGCGCAACGCATTTTAAAAGATCTGAATGAAACGACAATTGATACTAAACCCACCCAACAGGTCTTGAACAAATCTAATGAGCTCTACACCGAGATTGACATACTTGTGGCGCCAATTAAGAATCAAAATGATGCACTGACTTTGCTGAAGGATGATATAGGGGATTTAAGCGACAAACTCGAAGACCTATACTACTGGAGTGGTAATGCTACGGAAAACGCCATCACAGTAGAACGCTTGAACAATTTGAATAAGGCTGCCTTTGAAAACTCCAAATTCGATACTGTTTCTGACCAACAAAAGGAAGCTGACAAACATATTGAAGAAGCTGGCAAATACTTTGTGAATATTGACTTGGCGCTAATTGATATTGACAAGAGAATTAATCAACTCTCGAGTGTACTCTCCGACTTGAgagatattaataaaaatgtcgATGAGGATTTCCCGGAGATGGAAAAGGAGAACAGCGAGGTAACTGAATTGGCTGCAAAGGCCATACGACGTGCTGATGAATTGAGCTCACGCGCTCACGACCTCACTGATCAATATGCCCACATGACAGCAAATGCTGAGCCAGCAATAAAGGCGGCTACCGCTTACAGTGGCATTGTAGATGCAGTTACTTCAGCACAACAATTTACTAAAGAAGCCAAATTCGCTGCCGGCAACGCCACGGAGATCACCGATGGCATCGAAGATCGTGCTGGACGCGCTGACAAGGACTCCGGCGAGTTGTTACAAAATGCGCGTGGCGCCTTGAATAAGGTGCAAAGTGAGTTGGAGCCACGGTTGAACGTTTCCGCTTCGAAAGTAGAAAACATATcgaatttgaataaaaacacCGAGAAACGTCTCGAGGAGATAAATATTGCATTGCAACAATTGCCAGTGGAAACGCAGCATGATCTGTGGAATAACGCCAATCAGAATGCTACCGAAGCGCTGAACATAATTGAAGATGTCCTCGATGTATTGCGTCCTGTCGGTGCACAAAGCGAGAAGGAGTTGGAGAAGGCACGAAATATATCAAGAGACATTGATGCCACGACAAAAGATGTCTCACAAGTGCGCTCGCAATTAGACACCGTGGAAGACACCATACCACAGCTGAATGAATTGGCGCAAATTATCGAGCAAGAGCAGGCAAATGTCGAAGAGATTGGCCAGTTATTGGGCGAAGATATTGAGAACTTGAAGCGACAAATTGAAACTGCACGCCAAATTGCCAATGCTATTAAGGTGGGCGTACGCTTCTCGCCAGGTACCGTTTTGGAACTGAAAACACCCGAGACCACGCCACTGTTGGCCACCAAAACTAAAGCTTCAGCATACTTTAAGACCGAGAAACCCAATGGTTTCTTAATGTACTTGGGCAATCATAATAGAACCTCGTCGGCTGGCAGCACACCCGCCAATAAAGACAATGAGGACTTCATGGCTGTAGAGATCGTAAATGGCTATCCAATCTTGACCATGGATGTGGGTAATGGACCTGAGCgtattacaaatgaaaaatacgTTGCCGACGGCAATTGGTATCAGGCAATTGTAGATCGCACTGGCTCAAACGCAAAACTGATCATACGCGAGGAATTGGAGAACGGCACTGTGGTGGAGCATAAGAAGGAGCAACCATTGCTAGGCGCCAATAATGTGTTTAATGTTGACCGCAACAGTCGCTTGTTCGTGGGCGGTCTGCCACCACCAGCCGACTTTACGCCACCACATGACATACAGAGCAACGCCTTTGAGGGTGAAATCGAAGATCTGCGAATAGGTGATGAACATGCCGGTCTGTGGAACTTTGTTTTCGGTTTGGAGAATAACCAAGGCGCACAACCGCGTAATAAATTGTTAACCGAAGAGATACCGCCAACAGGTTATCGTTTCAACGGCAACGGCTACGTGGCACTCAAAGCCTCGCCATATAATCTGCGTGCACGTTCCAGCATACAATTCAGTTTCAAGGCTTCGAAAGACTCCAAAGACGGTTTGTTATTCTACTACGGACGCAATGATCAATTTATGTCGGTGGAGCTTGTTAACGGATTAGTGTTCTTCCGTTATAAACTGGGCGATAATGTTATGTCGGCGGGTACACAAGATCTTTACAACGACGACAAATGGCATCGTGTAGTAGCCGAACGTGATGGCAGACGGGGTCAGTTGAAGGTAGACGACATGATGTTGGCCCAAGAAGACATACCCACCGGTCCGACTGAATTCAATCCAATACCTAAGCGTCTGTTCTTTGGTGGTTTCCCCGGCAAGCGTAATCATTCGGTGGTCACTGAGCATAACTTTGATGGCTGCATTGATGAGGTGTCAATTTCGGGTACAAAGGTGGATCTGGGCAATAATGTGCACGCACATGGCGTTAAACCTGGCTGCCCGAAGAAATTCTCAACTGTGTTGGCATATCCCCCCAACGAATATGGTTTCTTGCGTAAAGCCAATGTCACGTCCAATAATAAGTTGAATGTTAATTTGAAGTTCAAGACCCGTCAACGGGATGCTCTGATCTTCTATGGCGCCAATCATGATCAGAGCGCGAATATAGGTCTCACACTAAACGACGGATATTTAACCTTGCGTAGTATGGGCGCTGAGGTTGTGTCGGATATGAAACGCTTGAACGATGGTGAGGAACATGTGGTCACCGTGCAGCATGACGGCGATCAGTTACGTTTGTCCATAGACGACACGGAAGATAAGCG TTTACCCTACACACCGGAAGCCCTAAACATCCAAGCAGGTGATATATTCTTCGCTGGATTACCAGATAATTATAGACCCGTGCGAAATGCACTGCCTACCATGGCGTACTTTGTCGGCTGCATTAGTGATGTGACCATCAACGGTGAGATAGTCAATTTCGCCGACAGCGCTGAGAAACGTAAAGGCAATATCAATAACTGTCCAACAGATATTTTAG CTTATGATGTTGCAGCAATACCATTGTTCTTCCCAGAAGGTGCAAACGAGCTTTTACCTGAGCCAGAGTACCCGGGTAACTTTGCAGTACCACTGGCGCCTTTCGCGCCTGTGACTACTACAACGACATCACGTCCAGTTGTAGTCATTACAACAGCTAGCACTACGACAAAATCAACGAAGGAGCCACCTACACAAAGTCCGCCAATCGTTGACACACGAGAAGAAGAATTGGAACAGGAGCGACAGCGAGAACGGGAGAGAGAGCAAGAGCGAGAACGAGAACGAGAAATTGAACGTGAGAGAGAACGCGAAATAGAACGAGAAAGACAGCGAGAAAAAGAGCGTGAACGGGAAAGAGAACAAGAAGAAAACATTAAGCCAATACCAGAACCTGAATCCGAACCCGAATTGAAACCAGAAGAACCGTTGGAGCCATTAGCTGGTCCAGTGCATCCACTGCCGCCACAAAATGTGCCGGAAGATCCGCGCTGCAAACTGCCCACAAATCCAAACTTCGATGTCGATTACGATGACGCTGGCTATCGCTTTTACGCATTGCGTGAGCAGCGTCTAGAAATATCGCCGCCAACGAAGCTCCGCAAGCAATACGATATAAGTCTGAATTTCAAGACTGCCTACCCCGTCGGCTTGCTATTCTATGCGGGCATTAAACAGCAACCCGACTATATTGCAATCTATCTGTGGGAGGGTAAATTGCATCATCAAGTGCAAATTGGAGGACAGGTGGTGAATGTCACCAGCAAAGCGGAAGTGAACGACGATGAATGGCATAATGTGAAAGTAACACGCAAACACCATACGATTAGCCTCTTCATCGATCAAATTGAAGTGGATTCAGTAACTGAAATGGTGGAGGATAGTTATGAGTTGAATGTGCGAAACATGGGACTATTCCTTGGCGGCGTGCCGAAACTCTGGGAGGCGGAAGTTTTCGACAGAATCGATTATGTTGCAGAAGATCAACCCTTCTACAATGGTTGTCTGAAAGACCTACGGCTCAATGATGTAAACCTGAAGAAGGAACCAGAAGCATATCACACAGTGCCCTGCTCAACAGAAGTCGAACAAGGTTTCTTCTTCAGCAAACAGGCGAGCTACGTGAAGCTTTTCGAACGCTTCACCGTCGGCACTGATTTCAACATCAATTTCGATATCCGTCCACGCGAGCCAGACGGACTGCTTTTCTCTGTGCATGGCAAAAACGCCTATATGATCCTGGAGTTGATCGACAATAGTCTAGTGTTCACCGTAAAGTCCGATTCTAAAAACATTGTCACTACCAATTATACATTACCTGATAACGGTAGTTATTGTGACGGCAAGTGGCGTAATGTGCAAGCGGTAAAATCGAAATTCGTCATTACGATTTCCGTGGATTACATCAGCACACATCCGGGTGTTGGCTCAGATGGTTCGACTTCGACAAAAACAAATCGTCCGCTCTTCTTGGGCGGTCATATTGCCTTCAATAAGGCGCCAGGCTTGAAGACGAAGAAAACCTTCAAGGGTTGCATACGCAATGTCCAGGTGAACAAGAAGGCAGTACGCATTACACCGAAGATGATACATGGCGATATCTGGCAAGGCGCTTGCCCGCTTAATTAG